TGTTATGCACCACAATAAGGTAGTGTCAAGAATCAACCACTAGTAATAATCATCATAATGTGTTTATATAATGTAATGGCCTTATGGAAGAACGGAAATCTTGAAGAACTAATACAGGTCAACCAAGCAGCGAAAGAAAGGCAACTATTGGTGCTAGAACAAACCACCACTAAAAGATAACTCAGTACTCACTAAAACTTATGTAAAACCTGACATACTAATCCATCTTAAAACAAGAAAAGATATTAGATGGtgcatattaaaaaaacaatcaagAGAAAATACCTGTCGCATTGCCTCCTTGGCTACCATCCCTGAATCAAGAAAATCAAAAGATAATTAACAAACACATAATGAAAGAAATACAGTATAAATGAGCTAGATGCAATTCAGGTACTGTTGAACAAGAGTTACTCACTGCCTAGGTTGATTTTGACCAAGTTGTGATAATAATGTCTGCTGGAACGAGAGTAATTGCTGCCAAAAAAGGGAAAGTTAATCTAGATAGAGATGGAGCTAGCCACATACATAAAACGTAACATATGTTACCTGCATAGTTTCTGGGGATGTAAGCTGGCGAATAAATTCTGGATTTTGGAACATTTCCCTCAACTGAGTGTTTGATTCCATGAGGTTGCGTGTATTTGGGTTGAAGTTAAGCAACTGTGGACATTTTAAATTACAGAATGATCTGAAGTTATGACTCTAACATCATCAAAGTTATATAACAAAATAAGTTGAGAAATACCGTACCTGGTTCATGGACTGTGGATCAGACATGATATTCTGCATCATCTGCATCATAACAGGGTTTTGCAAAATCTGGCTCAAGGAAGAAGAATCAGGAGAACCACCAAGCAAACTTCCCAAATCTGCTGAACCCAACCCTCCTAGACCACCAGTAGCACCAGTTCCTGTATTACCGGCAAGACCACCAAATAAACTGCTCAGATCGGCTGACCCCAACCCTCCAAGGCCCCCAGTGGCACCGGTTCTTGCATTGCCAGTAGAACCTGCCCGTGTTGCTCCTTGCGCACCTCCAGCTGTCAATTTAAGTGTGAAAAAACAATAGATATATAGATTATCAAAAACAGAATAAACAAGAGGATTGAGAACATACCATTGGAGCTCCAAGGATTTGGAAGTGGATTAGTGTTTGGAGCAGGGGTTCCTGTTGTAGACTCTGAGCCAGTATTTGGAGCATTTGTAGCAGGATCCCTTGGTTGGTTAGAACCCTGATTTCCAAGAAGAGCTGAGAATGGGTTTGGAGCTGTGTTGCCTTCTCCACCCATTGTTGTCGCATTTAGGAAAGGCTCCTGGACAGTTTCATACATGCGTCGGAGCATATTAAACCCTTCAGGAGAAGACTCAATGTTGCTCATTGCTCTGTCTGTGTTCCGCATCATCTCCCTCATGATTTCAGGGTTTCTGGCTGCTTCAAGGGTCTGGCGGAGAACACTTGGATCATTGAGAACATGAGCAAGATCTGGATTCCGGTCGATGATATCACGCATTTGAGGATTGTTCATGATCATGTTACGAATTAAATCAGGGTTATTCATGAGATTCTGCATCATTGGCATATTCATTATTTCCCTCATTAAGTTGGGGTTTTGGCTTAACTGCTGCTGCATTTGATCCAATTCTGGAAATCCAGACCCAAAAAGACCAGATGGCCTGGAACCAGCAGTTCCTGTACCACCAAGGCCAGGAAACAAACTTCCAAGACCATCTGTTGGGCCGCTGCTAGGAGCAGCTGAAGCTTGGGGGCTGGCTGCAGCAGGTGCAGCTGATCCGGCTGGGGGACCAGCGCCACGCACCATATGAATGGTATGATCTGTTTCAACACCTACAAAATATAAGGAGTGTGAGAAGCAAGAAAAGAATTATGCTTGATAAGTCAGAAATTTGAACAGCGGGCCAGCATATCTACATAAACAAAGAATATTCCAATATCTGATGTAATCATATACAAGAGAATTACAAATGAAAACTTCTAAAGAATTCACATGTGAGAGACTAAAGAAGATAGTGCATCGGATGACTATGCCATAAATCCTCATTTATGGCATGTTAACATACTTAGCGTGCCCAATATTTCGTATTACATGAGAATTACTTGGTACTCTCTCATAAAAGGTAACAATTTTCCTAgaagatgtttttcttttttgttaagGCATCATTGATTCAACGCATTTATTTAGCAGCATTCCACCATGTAAGGATGTTCAGAACATGTCTTTTGAAAGTTGTTCCCTTCTTTTCCTCAAATACACATGCACGATTGGCCAATTAACTAGCGTTTTCCTCATATGGAAGTTTTTGCATAGCAAGAAGCTACAATCATAATCAATGTAATAATTAGTTAGCATCATTACCCGctgaaaataaatatgaaaCCATGAGCTGACATAAATACAAGTTCCAAACATATATACACTTCCTGCGAATCAGCAAACGTACTAATTTATTGTAACAGTAGCACTAGAGAAACAGAttcatgttttccttttttttcaaaagacaGCCCACTGCTTAGTTCCATTAAACAGAACAATTGTTTGGTTTATTGTTCTCGGTCA
The sequence above is drawn from the Oryza glaberrima chromosome 10, OglaRS2, whole genome shotgun sequence genome and encodes:
- the LOC127786429 gene encoding ubiquitin domain-containing protein DSK2a-like; protein product: MGGGGGEAGGGDGGESSPAAAAAAAAAVAGAAALHIRCANGSKFTVRADLDATVGAFKEVVAGSCDVPAAQQRLIYKGRILKDEQTLESYGVETDHTIHMVRGAGPPAGSAAPAAASPQASAAPSSGPTDGLGSLFPGLGGTGTAGSRPSGLFGSGFPELDQMQQQLSQNPNLMREIMNMPMMQNLMNNPDLIRNMIMNNPQMRDIIDRNPDLAHVLNDPSVLRQTLEAARNPEIMREMMRNTDRAMSNIESSPEGFNMLRRMYETVQEPFLNATTMGGEGNTAPNPFSALLGNQGSNQPRDPATNAPNTGSESTTGTPAPNTNPLPNPWSSNAGGAQGATRAGSTGNARTGATGGLGGLGSADLSSLFGGLAGNTGTGATGGLGGLGSADLGSLLGGSPDSSSLSQILQNPVMMQMMQNIMSDPQSMNQLLNFNPNTRNLMESNTQLREMFQNPEFIRQLTSPETMQQLLSFQQTLLSQLGQNQPRQDGSQGGNATGMRGNVSLDTLMGMLSGLGAGGGIGVPNTSNVPPEELYATQLTQLREMGFIDTAENIQALVATAGNVNAAVERLLGNLGQ